The Marinobacter subterrani genome has a segment encoding these proteins:
- a CDS encoding HD domain-containing phosphohydrolase: MHRKRQSAQISLALLIASAITLGMLVLTVVLIAQSFRGMEAAKVSAASATAKQLAVSVDDRIHSITAPPSTALAVLSHDSLAGAQTLARRLERLPVLADILQSSNIVSAVYAGYPSGDFVLLRKVRSSGTLQFPDAPEATRYVLQTITRSSGEIPGEWRFYNADMQLIKRIPVPAYTYDPRTRPWFKAAKVSESTELSAPYAFFTTRETGITLSRKASPETGGAGTIFGIDVTVTDLSSQLAELRQTPNTRIAIVNREHQVLADSGNRNHPGPAIAGALNQAGEDIAGSPVNQFTAEGRDWYGMTEPLGALQQEELTIAVAIPADELLAEVWQALARQTVIAGLIALLLLVVGWFLGRQVGRPLEHLTDQVSRLSRFRFDTPIRSDSHIREARQLSVALDDMAKTIRSFQSIATVLNRGQDLNNLLQDILEQIVHILGQERGGIYLFSRQQERLTLAVKQKLELPETIDGLPADSDDNEVIRLLRQRTSGHPVFAILRNRRKRLIGVLAIEMELGANTQLSDDLIVFVDEIAGSAAVAIETRELIESQQALLEGIIRLVANAIDAKSPYTGGHCERVPKLAQMLVDEALVSDDLAFGSFSMTEEQRQEFHLAAWLHDCGKITSPEYVVDKAVKLETIHNRVHEIRTRFEVLWRDAEIHYLNRLLVGDYESAAERERRETRARLQDEFEFIARSNQGGEFMHEADIERIRTIGRQTWLRHFSDRLGLSPDEQQALKDVPAPPLPATEPLLADKPEHLRPWGEHIPPVRRDDPRNRWGFDMALPEYQYNRGELHNLTVAKGTLTDEERFKINEHIVQTICMLDALPLPDRLANVPRLAGTHHERMDGNGYPCGLTAAEMSVPERIMAIADVFEALTAVDRPYKEGKTLTESLTIMDRMVEDGHLDRAAFELFVRSGTYQRYAEAHLRPEQIDPVDESLFMKPG, encoded by the coding sequence ATGCATCGAAAACGCCAGTCGGCCCAGATATCACTGGCCCTTCTGATTGCATCGGCGATCACCCTCGGCATGCTCGTGCTGACGGTCGTGTTAATTGCCCAGAGCTTCCGGGGCATGGAGGCCGCCAAGGTATCCGCCGCCAGCGCCACGGCAAAACAGCTTGCGGTCAGTGTTGATGACCGGATTCATTCCATCACCGCACCGCCATCAACCGCCCTTGCGGTTCTCAGTCACGATTCCCTCGCTGGCGCACAGACGTTGGCCCGCCGCCTTGAGCGATTGCCGGTACTGGCAGACATTCTGCAGAGCAGCAACATCGTCAGCGCGGTCTACGCCGGTTATCCGAGCGGCGACTTCGTTCTCCTGCGCAAGGTTCGAAGTTCGGGCACCCTGCAGTTTCCCGACGCCCCGGAAGCAACCCGCTATGTGCTCCAGACCATTACCCGGAGTTCCGGTGAGATCCCGGGGGAATGGCGGTTCTACAACGCCGACATGCAACTGATCAAGCGCATCCCGGTGCCCGCCTACACCTATGATCCCCGGACTCGCCCCTGGTTCAAGGCGGCGAAGGTGTCCGAATCAACCGAGCTGTCCGCGCCCTATGCCTTTTTCACCACCCGGGAGACCGGCATTACCCTCTCCCGCAAAGCGTCGCCGGAGACCGGCGGCGCAGGCACCATCTTCGGGATCGACGTCACCGTCACTGACCTGAGTAGCCAGTTGGCGGAGCTGCGACAAACCCCCAACACCCGGATTGCGATTGTTAACCGGGAGCACCAGGTGCTGGCCGATTCCGGCAACCGCAACCACCCCGGCCCGGCCATTGCCGGGGCACTGAATCAGGCGGGAGAGGACATTGCGGGTAGCCCCGTGAACCAGTTCACGGCCGAAGGGCGGGACTGGTACGGCATGACCGAGCCGCTCGGCGCGCTTCAGCAAGAAGAGCTGACCATCGCGGTGGCGATTCCGGCCGACGAACTGCTGGCCGAGGTCTGGCAGGCCCTGGCCCGGCAAACGGTCATCGCCGGCCTGATTGCCCTGCTTCTGCTGGTGGTCGGCTGGTTCCTGGGCCGCCAGGTCGGCCGCCCGCTGGAGCACCTCACCGACCAGGTCAGCCGGCTGTCGCGGTTCCGGTTTGATACGCCCATCCGGTCCGATTCCCATATCCGGGAAGCCCGCCAGCTCAGTGTGGCGCTGGATGATATGGCCAAAACCATCCGTAGCTTCCAGAGCATCGCCACCGTGCTCAATCGGGGCCAGGACCTCAACAACCTGCTGCAGGATATCCTGGAGCAGATCGTTCACATTCTTGGCCAGGAGCGGGGCGGCATTTACCTGTTCAGCCGCCAGCAGGAGCGGCTCACGCTGGCCGTGAAGCAGAAACTGGAACTGCCGGAAACCATCGACGGGCTGCCGGCAGACAGTGACGATAATGAAGTTATCCGGCTGCTCCGCCAGCGCACCTCCGGCCACCCGGTATTTGCCATCCTGCGCAACCGGCGCAAGCGGCTGATCGGCGTGCTGGCAATCGAGATGGAACTGGGCGCCAACACCCAACTGAGTGATGACCTGATTGTGTTTGTCGATGAGATTGCCGGTTCCGCCGCCGTTGCCATAGAAACCCGGGAGCTAATTGAAAGCCAGCAGGCCCTTCTGGAAGGCATTATCCGGCTGGTGGCCAACGCCATCGACGCCAAATCGCCCTATACCGGCGGGCACTGCGAGCGGGTGCCGAAGCTTGCCCAGATGCTGGTCGACGAAGCCCTGGTCAGTGACGACCTGGCTTTTGGTTCCTTCAGCATGACCGAGGAACAACGGCAGGAATTCCATCTGGCCGCCTGGTTGCACGATTGCGGCAAGATCACCAGCCCGGAATATGTGGTCGACAAGGCCGTCAAACTGGAAACCATCCACAACCGGGTCCATGAGATACGCACCCGGTTTGAAGTGCTGTGGCGGGATGCGGAAATCCATTATCTCAACCGGCTCCTGGTCGGTGACTATGAATCCGCGGCAGAGCGGGAACGCCGGGAAACCCGGGCTCGCCTGCAAGACGAGTTTGAATTTATCGCCCGGTCCAATCAGGGCGGCGAGTTCATGCACGAGGCGGACATCGAACGGATCCGCACCATCGGCCGACAAACCTGGCTGCGCCATTTCAGCGACCGCCTTGGCCTGTCACCGGATGAACAACAGGCCCTGAAGGATGTTCCGGCGCCGCCACTGCCGGCCACCGAACCGCTGCTTGCAGACAAACCGGAGCATCTAAGGCCCTGGGGAGAACATATTCCTCCGGTTCGCAGGGACGACCCACGCAACCGCTGGGGCTTCGACATGGCGCTGCCGGAATACCAATACAACCGCGGCGAGCTACACAATCTTACCGTGGCAAAAGGCACTCTGACCGACGAAGAGCGCTTCAAGATCAACGAGCATATTGTGCAGACCATCTGCATGCTTGACGCCCTGCCCCTGCCAGACCGGCTGGCCAATGTGCCAAGACTGGCAGGAACCCATCACGAGCGGATGGACGGCAACGGCTACCCCTGCGGCCTGACCGCCGCCGAGATGAGCGTTCCCGAGCGGATCATGGCGATTGCCGATGTGTTCGAGGCGCTGACTGCCGTGGACCGGCCCTACAAGGAGGGCAAGACTCTCACCGAGTCACTGACCATCATGGACAGGATGGTGGAGGACGGCCATCTCGATCGAGCTGCCTTTGAGCTGTTTGTCCGATCAGGCACCTACCAACGCTACGCCGAAGCGCACCTGCGCCCCGAGCAGATCGACCCCGTCGATGAAAGCCTTTTCATGAAGCCGGGCTGA
- the djlA gene encoding co-chaperone DjlA, translating into MLFAIIVGGLIGYAFGKFTGFLVGAAIGAFAFNRLKRRLVGKLQSIQSGFVDSVFAVMGALCKADGVISRDEIQMAETMFVRFRLNEEQRARARAAFNRGKEPGFDLEAELNRFLQASGRQPAFLQMFLQVQVSAVAADGVVHPAEHEMLVRIARGLGLPESQVDQLEAMLRGAHTHRAGAGQPSSADQISDAYKVLGVAPSASDVELKKAYRKLMSENHPDKLAGRGLPESMREMAEERTREISHAYDVVKEARKKSA; encoded by the coding sequence ATGCTGTTTGCAATCATCGTTGGCGGCCTGATCGGTTACGCCTTTGGCAAATTCACGGGCTTTCTGGTGGGTGCGGCAATCGGCGCCTTCGCCTTCAATCGTCTCAAGCGCCGTTTGGTCGGCAAGCTCCAGAGCATCCAGTCCGGCTTTGTTGACTCGGTTTTTGCGGTAATGGGCGCACTCTGCAAGGCCGACGGGGTTATCTCCCGGGATGAAATCCAGATGGCGGAGACCATGTTTGTGCGCTTCCGCCTGAACGAAGAGCAAAGAGCCAGGGCCAGGGCCGCATTCAACCGGGGCAAGGAGCCGGGCTTCGATCTGGAGGCAGAGCTCAATCGGTTCCTGCAGGCCAGCGGCCGGCAGCCCGCTTTCCTGCAGATGTTCCTCCAGGTGCAGGTTTCCGCGGTGGCCGCAGACGGTGTGGTGCATCCGGCCGAACATGAGATGCTGGTACGAATTGCCCGGGGCCTGGGCCTGCCCGAGAGCCAGGTCGACCAACTGGAAGCGATGCTCCGGGGTGCCCACACCCATCGGGCCGGCGCCGGCCAGCCCTCCTCGGCGGACCAGATCAGTGATGCCTACAAGGTTCTGGGCGTCGCGCCCTCTGCCAGCGATGTGGAGCTCAAGAAGGCCTACCGCAAGCTGATGAGTGAAAACCATCCGGACAAACTGGCAGGTCGCGGCTTGCCCGAAAGCATGCGGGAAATGGCCGAGGAGCGCACCCGGGAAATCAGCCATGCCTACGATGTGGTCAAGGAAGCGCGGAAGAAGTCCGCGTAA
- a CDS encoding methyltransferase family protein, producing the protein MEFTEPLVRHFLGIFFLMIGLQFAGRSLGLFRRMQFSHINYGERGSAPWWHRHIFNVFRALILGVCVVRIFADIDGWLGVFDWLYHWPVLLAGMLLLLGAFAVANYLQAYMHEDWRSGIAPGTDQQKLLTEGPFSRSRNPVFLAVMAGQFGFFLALPSVFSLVCLIAGVLVITRQAREEEKALADRFGEDYERYRVRVPRWF; encoded by the coding sequence ATGGAATTTACAGAACCTCTCGTACGCCACTTCCTTGGCATCTTTTTCCTGATGATCGGCCTGCAGTTTGCCGGCCGGAGCCTGGGACTGTTCCGGCGCATGCAGTTTTCCCACATCAATTATGGTGAGCGTGGCAGTGCGCCCTGGTGGCACCGGCATATCTTCAACGTGTTCCGGGCACTTATCCTGGGTGTTTGCGTGGTGCGGATTTTTGCCGACATTGACGGCTGGCTGGGCGTATTCGACTGGCTCTATCACTGGCCGGTGCTGTTGGCGGGCATGCTGTTACTGTTAGGTGCGTTCGCCGTCGCCAACTACCTGCAGGCCTATATGCACGAGGACTGGCGCTCCGGTATTGCCCCCGGCACTGACCAGCAAAAACTGCTGACCGAAGGGCCTTTCTCGCGTTCCCGGAACCCGGTGTTCCTGGCGGTAATGGCGGGGCAGTTCGGGTTTTTCCTGGCCCTGCCCAGTGTGTTTTCCCTGGTGTGCCTCATCGCCGGCGTGCTGGTGATTACCCGCCAGGCCCGGGAGGAAGAAAAGGCACTGGCGGACAGATTCGGGGAGGACTACGAGCGTTACCGGGTGCGGGTGCCGCGCTGGTTCTGA
- a CDS encoding sensor domain-containing phosphodiesterase, producing the protein MSPAMRDSEVLVTHHKALMELSHNIGFIEMARPRKLAALTELCTRLLGVKRASVWVFPPERDRITCEWLHDEAQPGSNSCVPQDDSGVNLFRSDHPEYFRAITAERVIAVDDAQNDPRTRSFDRGYLSVQNIHAMLDAPIFDGEHLSGVICLESHKCREWSVPDISLAVAIADTVSLMNTHEAWLRSKRALDYVKRYDSLTGLANMDSLRDRIGHLVHKIRRRGSGSLALLWIDVDRLKVINDGLGPQAGDQVIADIGQRLKEIQLAGKDFLARIGGDEFAMVIRNYTLPGFLEEVTREIQSRIRQPIRVSEQSLNVSASMGICHYPGDCQEPEELLRGAEAAMYHAKRQGRNRSTLFDSEIQMTARSRFALESDLREALQSGSLDVFYQPIMDSTGRAVESMEALVRWQHRERGWLSPIEFLDVARNAGLMYQLGACVLKRVCANWREARERGIHLPTISVNLSAEQVLVPELPELVQQICRDQQMPVSALQFEVTEDSIQGDFGVIGKVLEQLVAAGAELAIDDFGTGYSSLSRLKSLPFSRIKIDRSFIKGLPDDENDCAITLSIIGLAGGLGLSVVAEGVETEAHETWLFEKGCDYLQGYRYSRPQPFSDIIQRYFAG; encoded by the coding sequence TTGAGCCCGGCCATGCGTGACAGCGAAGTCCTGGTGACCCATCACAAGGCGCTGATGGAACTGAGCCACAACATTGGTTTCATCGAGATGGCCCGCCCCCGAAAGCTGGCCGCCCTCACAGAATTGTGTACCCGGCTGCTTGGCGTGAAGCGGGCCAGTGTCTGGGTGTTTCCTCCCGAGCGCGACCGCATAACCTGTGAATGGTTGCACGATGAGGCGCAGCCCGGCAGCAATAGTTGCGTCCCGCAGGACGACTCCGGCGTCAATCTGTTCCGGTCTGACCACCCCGAGTACTTTCGTGCCATTACGGCAGAACGGGTGATTGCGGTGGACGATGCCCAGAATGATCCCCGCACCCGGTCTTTCGACCGGGGCTACCTGTCGGTCCAGAATATTCACGCCATGCTGGACGCCCCCATCTTCGATGGCGAACATCTCAGCGGCGTGATCTGCCTTGAATCCCATAAATGCCGGGAGTGGTCCGTTCCCGACATTTCTCTGGCGGTCGCCATTGCTGACACCGTCAGCCTGATGAATACCCACGAAGCCTGGCTACGATCGAAACGCGCCCTCGACTACGTCAAGCGTTACGACTCCCTCACCGGCCTCGCCAACATGGACTCACTGCGGGATCGCATCGGCCACCTGGTGCACAAGATCAGGCGCCGGGGGTCTGGCAGCCTGGCCTTGCTCTGGATTGATGTGGACCGCCTGAAGGTTATCAACGACGGGCTTGGCCCCCAGGCGGGGGATCAGGTTATTGCCGATATCGGCCAGAGGCTGAAAGAGATTCAACTGGCCGGCAAGGACTTCCTTGCCCGTATCGGCGGCGATGAATTCGCGATGGTCATCCGCAACTACACCCTGCCCGGCTTCCTGGAGGAAGTAACCCGGGAAATCCAGAGCCGCATTCGCCAGCCGATCCGGGTGTCCGAACAGAGCCTGAACGTTAGCGCCAGTATGGGCATCTGCCATTATCCCGGAGACTGCCAGGAACCGGAAGAACTGCTCCGGGGCGCCGAAGCCGCCATGTATCACGCCAAACGCCAGGGCCGGAATCGATCCACTCTGTTCGATTCCGAAATACAGATGACCGCGCGCTCGCGTTTCGCCCTGGAAAGTGACCTGCGTGAGGCCTTGCAATCCGGTTCTCTGGATGTGTTCTATCAACCGATTATGGACAGCACAGGGCGAGCGGTTGAAAGCATGGAAGCGCTGGTTCGATGGCAACACCGGGAACGCGGCTGGCTCTCGCCCATTGAGTTTCTGGATGTGGCGCGCAACGCCGGGCTGATGTACCAGTTGGGAGCCTGCGTGTTGAAACGTGTCTGTGCCAACTGGCGCGAAGCCAGAGAGAGGGGCATCCACCTGCCGACCATCTCGGTCAATCTGTCTGCAGAGCAGGTACTGGTTCCGGAGCTGCCGGAACTGGTTCAGCAGATTTGCAGGGACCAGCAGATGCCGGTCAGCGCACTGCAGTTCGAAGTGACCGAGGATTCCATTCAGGGCGACTTCGGGGTGATCGGCAAGGTACTGGAGCAGTTGGTCGCGGCCGGTGCCGAACTGGCTATCGACGATTTCGGTACTGGTTACTCCTCGCTCTCCCGGCTCAAAAGCCTGCCGTTTTCCCGGATCAAGATCGATCGGTCGTTCATCAAGGGCCTGCCGGATGATGAGAACGACTGTGCCATTACCCTCTCCATCATTGGTCTGGCAGGGGGACTTGGGCTGTCGGTAGTAGCCGAGGGGGTTGAAACCGAAGCCCATGAAACCTGGCTGTTCGAGAAAGGCTGCGACTACCTGCAGGGTTACCGGTACAGCAGGCCCCAGCCGTTTTCAGACATTATCCAGCGTTATTTCGCGGGCTGA
- a CDS encoding pseudouridine synthase gives MSTNRHVYPVHHLDRPTSGILVFAMWCRISPRNNAG, from the coding sequence TTGTCCACAAACCGGCATGTCTACCCGGTACACCACCTGGACCGGCCCACGTCCGGGATCCTGGTGTTTGCCATGTGGTGCCGGATCAGCCCGCGAAATAACGCTGGATAA
- a CDS encoding efflux RND transporter permease subunit — translation MRALIFAAIDRSRTTLLTLLFLILGGIAAFQAIPKEANPDVTIPMIYVSMTLEGISPEDAERLLVRPMEQELRSLEGIKEMRGIASEGHASVMLEFDAGFDPDKALQDVREKVDTARAKLPREADEPRVNEINVSLFPVLSIGLSGPLSERELITIARRFQDAIESIPEVLEVEIGGDREDLLEIVVDPQVLESYGIDFDQLASLVTRNNQLVAAGSLDTGHGRMALKVPGVIETIEDVMSMPVKVDGDTVVTFGDVAMLQRTFKDPTGFARINGEPALVLEVSKRAGANIIETIAQIRELVAQARQRLPDSLEIRYIMDQSEEVRDILSDLLNNVLTAIVLVIIVVIAAMGPRSAVMVGLTIPGAFLTGILVIWSMGLTLNIVVLFSLILVAGMLVDGAIVVSELADRNLSDGQTVKGAWAEAASRMAWPIIASTATTLAVFVPLLFWPGVVGEFMQFLPLTVIICLAASLAMALVFLPVLGSISGGRRVRQGQTTGRLMQGYRGLLSVLLKWPGLTLVGVLCVIALIYAAYARFNHGVEFFPSVEPDSAQVQVRARGDLSVWERDAIVREVERRLQGMPEVKALYARSMVSASTQMAPDVIGVLQFQFTDWFTRRPASAILEDFRALTADIPGVELEFRKQEGGPNEGKPIELQVSSRSADNLNGYVDKIEAHMRDLGGFVDIEDDRSLPGIEWRLQVDREAAARFGTDVLGIGSAVRLVTNGLMLATYRPEDVRDEVDIVVRVPNNWRELDHLQRQTIHTARGQVPLSQFVDLQPGNKTGSIVRVDGQRTVTIKSDLAPGRRVDELLRSLQAEMPELPEGISVTFAGENEDQQQAANFLVTAFLVAIGLMLLILVTQFNSLYQTFLILSAIVLSTAGVLLGLLVNGQAFGIVMVGMGIIALSGIVVNNNIILIDTYNEMRKQGLAAYEAALETGCLRLRPVLLTAITTVLGLMPMVLGVNVDLLTPSLGVGAPSTQWWTQLSSAIAGGLTFATILTLLLTPALLVLGNRSGQALGRWFGRGSNR, via the coding sequence ATGCGCGCGCTGATCTTTGCGGCCATTGACCGCAGCCGTACCACCTTGCTGACCCTGCTGTTTCTGATTCTCGGTGGCATCGCCGCATTTCAGGCTATCCCCAAGGAAGCCAATCCCGACGTCACCATTCCGATGATCTATGTGTCCATGACCCTGGAGGGCATCAGCCCGGAGGACGCCGAGCGCCTGCTGGTGCGGCCCATGGAGCAGGAGCTGCGATCCCTCGAGGGGATCAAGGAAATGCGTGGTATAGCATCGGAAGGGCATGCCTCGGTGATGCTGGAGTTTGATGCCGGCTTTGATCCGGACAAAGCCCTGCAGGATGTGCGTGAGAAAGTGGACACCGCACGCGCCAAGTTGCCCCGGGAAGCCGACGAGCCCCGGGTGAACGAGATCAACGTATCGCTGTTTCCGGTGCTGTCTATCGGGTTGTCTGGGCCATTGTCCGAGCGGGAGCTGATAACCATTGCCCGGCGGTTCCAGGATGCCATAGAGTCCATACCGGAAGTGCTGGAAGTGGAGATCGGCGGTGATCGGGAAGATCTTCTGGAAATCGTGGTGGATCCCCAGGTTCTGGAAAGCTATGGCATTGATTTCGACCAGTTGGCGTCACTGGTAACGCGCAACAATCAGCTGGTGGCGGCCGGTTCCCTGGACACCGGGCACGGTCGCATGGCCCTGAAAGTGCCCGGGGTGATCGAGACCATCGAGGATGTGATGTCCATGCCGGTCAAGGTGGATGGCGATACCGTGGTGACCTTCGGGGATGTCGCCATGCTCCAGCGCACCTTCAAGGACCCGACCGGTTTTGCCCGCATAAACGGGGAGCCGGCCCTGGTGCTGGAAGTTTCCAAGCGCGCCGGGGCCAACATCATCGAAACCATTGCCCAGATCCGGGAGCTTGTTGCCCAGGCCAGGCAACGGCTTCCGGACAGCCTTGAGATCCGCTACATCATGGATCAGTCCGAGGAAGTGCGTGACATTCTCAGCGACCTGCTGAACAACGTCCTCACGGCCATTGTGCTGGTGATTATTGTGGTCATTGCCGCCATGGGCCCGCGTTCCGCGGTAATGGTAGGGCTCACCATCCCGGGGGCATTCCTGACCGGGATTCTGGTGATCTGGAGTATGGGGCTCACCCTCAATATCGTGGTGCTGTTCAGCCTGATCCTGGTGGCCGGCATGCTGGTCGATGGCGCCATTGTGGTGTCTGAACTGGCGGACCGGAACCTGTCGGATGGCCAGACGGTGAAAGGCGCCTGGGCCGAAGCCGCGAGCCGGATGGCCTGGCCGATCATTGCCTCCACGGCGACCACGCTTGCGGTATTCGTGCCTTTGCTGTTCTGGCCCGGCGTGGTGGGCGAGTTCATGCAGTTCCTGCCGTTGACGGTCATTATCTGTCTGGCGGCATCGCTGGCGATGGCACTGGTGTTCCTGCCGGTACTGGGCAGCATCAGCGGTGGTCGTCGGGTCCGGCAGGGGCAGACAACCGGCCGGCTGATGCAAGGCTATCGCGGTTTGCTGTCGGTGCTGTTGAAGTGGCCGGGGCTGACACTGGTTGGCGTGTTGTGTGTGATCGCGCTGATCTACGCCGCCTATGCCCGTTTCAATCATGGCGTGGAATTCTTTCCCAGTGTTGAACCGGATTCGGCCCAGGTGCAGGTGCGCGCCAGAGGCGATCTGTCGGTGTGGGAGCGGGATGCGATTGTTCGTGAGGTGGAGCGGCGGCTACAGGGTATGCCGGAGGTTAAGGCTCTCTACGCGCGTTCCATGGTCAGTGCCAGTACCCAGATGGCACCGGATGTGATCGGAGTTCTGCAGTTCCAGTTTACTGACTGGTTCACCCGGCGCCCCGCCAGTGCCATTCTGGAGGATTTCCGCGCGCTGACGGCAGACATTCCGGGCGTTGAGCTGGAGTTTCGCAAGCAGGAGGGTGGCCCGAACGAGGGCAAACCCATCGAGCTGCAGGTGAGCAGTCGCTCGGCAGACAATCTCAATGGCTATGTGGACAAAATCGAAGCTCATATGCGGGATCTGGGTGGTTTTGTAGATATCGAGGACGACCGGAGCCTGCCTGGCATCGAGTGGCGGTTGCAGGTGGATCGGGAGGCGGCAGCCCGGTTCGGAACTGATGTGCTGGGTATTGGCAGTGCGGTGCGCCTGGTGACCAATGGTCTGATGCTGGCGACCTATCGCCCGGAGGATGTCCGGGATGAGGTGGATATTGTGGTGCGGGTGCCCAACAACTGGCGGGAGCTGGACCACCTTCAGCGGCAGACCATTCACACTGCCCGGGGCCAGGTGCCACTGTCGCAGTTCGTCGATCTTCAGCCGGGAAACAAGACCGGGAGTATTGTCCGGGTGGATGGCCAGCGCACCGTGACCATCAAGTCCGATCTGGCCCCGGGCCGTCGCGTGGACGAACTGTTGCGCTCGCTACAGGCGGAAATGCCCGAACTTCCCGAGGGCATTTCGGTAACATTCGCCGGTGAAAACGAGGATCAGCAGCAGGCCGCCAATTTTCTGGTGACGGCGTTTCTGGTGGCCATCGGCCTTATGCTGCTGATCCTGGTCACCCAGTTCAATTCGCTCTACCAGACCTTCCTGATTCTGTCGGCCATTGTGCTTTCCACCGCCGGGGTGCTTCTGGGGTTGCTGGTCAACGGGCAGGCGTTCGGCATCGTGATGGTCGGCATGGGCATCATCGCCCTATCGGGTATTGTGGTGAACAACAACATCATCCTGATCGATACCTACAACGAAATGCGCAAGCAGGGGCTCGCGGCCTATGAGGCCGCCCTGGAAACCGGCTGCCTGCGCTTGCGGCCAGTCCTGCTCACCGCCATCACCACAGTGCTGGGGCTGATGCCCATGGTACTGGGGGTGAATGTCGATCTCCTGACGCCTTCCCTCGGCGTCGGGGCACCATCCACCCAGTGGTGGACGCAGTTGTCCAGCGCCATCGCCGGAGGCCTGACCTTTGCCACCATACTGACGCTGCTGCTGACACCGGCACTGCTGGTGCTGGGTAACCGCTCGGGCCAGGCCCTCGGCAGGTGGTTTGGCAGGGGTAGCAATCGCTGA
- a CDS encoding efflux RND transporter periplasmic adaptor subunit, with protein sequence MTKTKWGSLGLSLLIVIALVVWLAAGEVEVARDEAPERQGGEDQHLTRVQVETLTARLYEPGLLLQGQLEPWNSVMLSAQVSGRVESLAVGLGEQVRAGQTLLTISDEGRSAEVLRWQSRVRQLEADLAAARRLRADNLAAQSDVLTLESELAAANAELAVARQAVSNLTPEAPFDGVINSKSVDTGDFVQVGSPLFQLVQVDRLKATAQIPQQSVANVVPGRPVRVDLLDGRRLSGVVTFVASAASEETRSFAVQVAVENPDRRRVAGGSASLRVALPEVKAMFISPAYLSLGDDGRPGVKYVNGENRVAFGEVRLLSVSTEGAWVTGLPDEIRLITRGGGFVSAGERVVPVNAAEDRG encoded by the coding sequence ATGACCAAAACAAAATGGGGTTCTCTCGGCCTGTCGCTATTGATTGTAATTGCCCTGGTGGTCTGGCTGGCCGCTGGCGAGGTGGAGGTGGCCCGTGATGAGGCTCCGGAACGCCAGGGCGGCGAAGACCAGCATTTGACACGGGTGCAGGTGGAAACCCTGACGGCAAGGCTCTATGAGCCGGGTTTGTTGTTGCAGGGCCAACTGGAGCCCTGGAATTCGGTCATGCTCAGTGCCCAGGTGTCTGGCCGGGTGGAATCCCTTGCGGTTGGGCTGGGCGAGCAGGTCCGGGCCGGCCAGACACTGCTTACGATTTCCGATGAGGGGCGAAGCGCTGAAGTGCTCCGCTGGCAGTCCCGGGTACGTCAGTTGGAAGCCGACCTGGCTGCCGCCCGCCGGTTGAGGGCCGACAATCTTGCTGCCCAGTCTGACGTTCTGACCCTTGAAAGCGAGTTGGCGGCAGCCAATGCCGAACTGGCAGTTGCCCGGCAGGCGGTCAGTAACCTGACCCCGGAAGCACCCTTCGATGGAGTCATCAACAGCAAGTCCGTGGACACCGGCGATTTTGTGCAGGTGGGCTCACCGCTGTTCCAGTTGGTGCAGGTCGACCGGCTCAAGGCGACCGCTCAGATTCCCCAACAGTCGGTGGCCAACGTAGTCCCCGGCCGGCCGGTTCGCGTCGATCTGCTCGATGGCAGACGGTTGTCCGGGGTGGTGACATTTGTCGCCAGCGCAGCCTCCGAGGAGACCCGGAGCTTTGCGGTGCAGGTTGCCGTTGAAAACCCCGACCGGCGACGGGTAGCCGGCGGCAGCGCCAGTCTCCGGGTCGCACTGCCAGAGGTGAAGGCGATGTTTATTTCACCCGCCTACCTTTCGCTGGGCGACGATGGACGCCCAGGGGTGAAATACGTGAACGGCGAGAACCGTGTTGCTTTTGGTGAGGTGAGACTTCTGAGCGTATCCACCGAGGGGGCCTGGGTTACCGGTTTGCCGGATGAAATCCGCCTCATTACCCGGGGCGGCGGTTTCGTCAGTGCCGGGGAGAGGGTGGTGCCGGTTAACGCAGCCGAAGACAGGGGTTAG